The Streptomyces sp. NBC_01268 genome segment GGTCCGCAATCCCCTGATGGACGTGCTGGGGCACTGTACGGGCCGGCTGGTGAGCGGCGGGCGGCTGCGGCCCGAGTCGGAGTTCGACGCGGAGCGCGTCTTCGCCGCGTGCGCCGAGGCGGGTACGGCGGTGGAGATCAACAGCCGCCCCGAGCGCCGTGATCCGCCGACCCGGCTGCTGCGGCTCGCGGTGGCGGCCGGGGTGTACTTCGCGGTGGACACGGACGCGCACGCGCCGGGGCAGCTGGAGTGGCAGATCCTGGGCTGCGCACGGGCGGAGGAGTGCGGGGTGCCGACGGAGCGGGTGATCAACACGTGGACGGCGGAGCGGTTGCTCGCCTGGACGCGGGGCCTGCCGGCCTCGTCGTAGGCGGCGCCGGTCAACCCGGACCCGGGTCAGCCGCGCTGCCAGACCGTGGTCGCGTTGCAGAACTCGCGGATGCCGTGGCCGGAGAGCTCGCGTCCGTACCCGGAGCGCTTCACGCCGCCGAAGGGCAACGCGGGGTGGGAGGCGGTCATGCCGTTGACGAAGACGCCGCCGGCCTCCAGGTCGCGCACGAAGAAGGCGACGTCCTCGTCCTTGCGGGTCCACACGTTCGAACTGAGCCCGAAGGGGGAGTCGTTGGCGACCGCGACGGCTTCCTCGATGTCGGCGACGGGGTAGAGGGTGGCGACGGGGCCGAAGGTCTCCTCGCGGTGGATGCGCATCTCCGGGGTGATGCCGGTGAGCACGGTCGGCCGGTAGTACCAGCCGCGGGGCAGCTCCTCGGGGCGGGCGCCCCCGCACAGGACGGTGACCCCTCGGCGTACGGCGTCGTCGACGAGGGTCTCCAGGTCGGTGCGGCCCTGTTCGGTGGCGAGGGGGCCGACGTCGGTGTCCTCGTCGAGGGGGTCGCCGACGGTGAGCGCGTTCATGGCGGCGGTGAAGCGCTCGGCGAAGTCGTCGTAGACGTCCCGGTGGACGATGAACCGCTTGGCCGCGATGCAGGACTGCCCGTTGTTCTGCACGCGGGCGGTGACGGCGGTCTTGACCGCGCGGGGCACGTCGGCGGAGGGCATGACGATGTACGGGTCGCTGCCGCCCAGCTCCAGGACGGTCTTCTTCACCTCGTCCCCGGCGATGGCGGCGACGGAGCGGCCGGCCGGTTCGCTGCCGGTGAGGGTGGCGGCGACGATCCGCGGGTCGCGCAGGACGCCCTCGACGGCGCCGGAGCCGATGAGCAGGGTCTGGAAGCAGCCTTCGGGGAAGCCGGCCCGGCGGAACAGCTCGCCGAGGTACAGGGCGGTCTGGGGGACGTTCGAGGCGTGCTTGAGGAGCCCGGTGTTCCCGGCCATCAGCGCGGGCGCGGCGAACCGGATCACCTGCCAGAGCGGGAAGTTCCACGGCATGACGGCGAGGACCGTGCCGAGCGGACGGTAGTGCACCCGGGCCGTGTCGGCGCCCGCGTCCTGGACGTCGTGTTCGTCGGGGTGCTCGTCGGCGAGCAGGGCCTCGGCGTGTTCCGCGTACCAGCGCATCGCCTTGGCGCACTTGGCCGCCTCGGCGCGGGCGGCGGCGATCGGCTTGCCCATCTCCGTGGTCATGGTGCGGGCGATGTCGTCGCTGTCCTCGTCGAGGAGGGCGGCGGCGGCCCGCATCAGCCGGGCCCGCTCGGCGAAGGGCGTGGTGCGGTACTGGCGGTACGTCTCGTGGGCGGCGTCGATCCGGCGCTCGATCTCGGCGGGCCCGTGGGCCTCGTAGGTGCGCAGCGTCTCGCCGGTCGCCGGGTTCACGGTGGCGATGCCCATGTCGTCTCCTCCTGGCCTCCGCCCCCATCGGGAAACCTCTCGCGCCCGGGCGCCGGGCGCAATCGGGGCGGGGCGGTGGGGTGACGCGCCCGGGGGCCGGGGGGTGCTCAGCCGCCCGTGACCCAGTGGAGGGCGCCCGCCAGGTGGGCGCGGAAGGCGGGGTCCGCGTAGGCCTCCGAGGCGTGGCCGAGGGCGGTGAACAGGAAGCGGCCGCCACCCGGTCCGGTCTCGCGGGACCACACGAGGGGGTGGTCGGCGCCGAGGGTGCCGCCCCGGTAGGCGGTCTCGTCGCCGCGGGCGAGCACGCGGACGCCGGTGCCCCGGGGGTTGGAGGTGAAGTTGTACCACTCGTCGGTCCACTGCCAGCGGGCCGGCAGGCAGGCCGTCGCCGGGTGGCCGGGGGCGTCCACGCACACGGCGCCCGGCTGGAGCTCGGGGTGGCCGTCGAAGCGGGTGCCGAGCAGTTCGCCGTAGAAGGGCCAGTCGGGTTCGGCGTTGGCGGCGGCGTGCACGGCGAGGAGCCCGCCGCCGCCGCGTACGTACGCTTCGAGGGCGGCGCGGCCCGCTTCGGTGAGGACGGTGCCGGTGGTCGACAGGAGGACGACGGCGGCGCAGCGGGCGAGGCGGGCGGGGGTGAAGACGCCGGGGTCCTCGGTGGTCTCGGCGGGGCGGCCCGCGGCGGCGGCGAGCCCGACGAGCGCCGCGGCTCCGGCGGGGATCGAGTCGTGCCGGTAGCCGGCGGTACGGGTGTAGACGAGGACGTCCCTGGTGTCGCTCACGCTGCTCCTGTGTGTGCCGCGCCCGGGACGGTCCCGGGCGTGCGCGGTCGGGTGCGGATGGCGTCCAGCAAGCGCTTTCCGTCCGGCCGCCGGGTGCGACGGTAGCCAGCCGGATCCGCGCGCCGCAAGGCATCCGGGTCGGAATGCGGGATGCGCGGTGCGGAAGGCGGGATGCGCGGTGCGGCTGGGACGACGCGGCCCGGTCCGGCCGGTCCGGCCGACGCGTTCTTCGCAAACCACGGGATCTACGCCGACCACCGGGGCGTCGTCAACGAGCTGGAGGAGGGCCGGCGGGTCGCGAAGGCGCTCGGCCCGGCCCCGGGAGGCGACCCTCAGACCGGGCGGGTGCAGGACGCCAACAACGGGGCCAGGAAGTCCCGTTCGAGCGTCCCCGGCGGCAGGGCGGCCGGTTCGACATAGCTCTGCGCGAGTCCGCCCTCGCGCAGGGCCACCACCATCCGGGCGAACCGGTCGGCGTCGACGGTCAGTTCACGTCCGGACCGGCGCAGGACGAGCTCGATCGCGCGGGCGATCTCGGTGCGCAGCCGGGCGTCGTGCCGGGCGAGCACCCAGGCCGCCTGGGGATCTCGGATGGCGTGCAGGGTGAACTCCGTGCTGACCAGGTACCAGTCGCGCTCGTCCGGCTCCACCCGGGAAGCCAGCTCCGCGACCCGTTCCAGCGGGTAGTCCTCGGGTCCGAGCGCGTCGACCGACTCGGCGAGGCGGCGCACGATCCGCTCGCTGTGCTCGTCGAAGAGGGCGAGGAAGAGCTCTTCCTTGCTGGCGAAGTTCGAGTAGTACGCGCCGCGCGTGAATCCGGCCCGCTCGCAGATCTGCTCGATCGAGGCGGCGTGGAACCCGTGCTCGGCGAAGGTCTCCAGAGCAGCCTTCAGAAGGGCCGCGCGGGTACGCGGCCGGCGCCCGGTGACACCCTTCGGCACGGTCTCTCCTCCTCGTTCCCGCACGTCGTCCGCCCTGCCCGGAGGGGTGGCGGGGCGACCACCATACCGGCGGCCCGCCCGGGCACGGACCGGCGTCCGACGTTAAGATTCGGTCATGGGAGAGCGGCCCGTCGCGCCCGCCGCGCCCGAGCTGGTCCTGGAGATCGGCGGGGACGCGACCGTGATGAACCCGAGCCGCGTCTATCGCATCGGACGCGACCCCACCAGCGACTTCGTCCTGGCCGACGCCAGGACGTCGTGGCACCACGCCGTGCTGAGGGCGGCCGGCGGACGGTGGACCGTCGAGGACGAGGACAGCACGAACGGCACCTTCGCCGACGACCGGCGGGTGCATCTGAGCTCCGTCGGCCCCGGCACGGTCATCCGCTTCGGGCATCCGTCCGACGGGCCGGTGGCGGTCCTGTCGACGGCGGCGCCGCCGGAGGCCGCGCCCGCCCTCCCGCCCGCCGTCTCGTATCCCGACCGTACGGGCACCTTCCGGCAGCCGACCTCCGTGCGGCCGCTGCCCGTGCGCAGCGTCCGGATCGGACGGGCGCCCGACAACGACCTGGTCGTCGACGACCTGACGGTCTCCCGGCGGCACGCCGAGCTGCGGGCGGCGCCGGACGGCACGTACTGGATCCAGGACCTCGGCAGCCACAACGGCACCTTCCTGAACGGCAGCCCGGTCGACCGGGCCCGGGTGACGGCGGAGGACATCGTCGGCATCGGGCACTGCGCGTTCTGCCTCATCGGCGGCGACCTCGTCGAGTTCACCGACACCGGCGAGGTCTCCCTCGACGTGGCCCAGCTCGCCGTCACCGTCGACCACGGCCGCAAGACCCTGCTCGACGACGTCTCGTTCCCGGTCGGCCAGAAGTGCCTGCTGGCCGTCGTCGGCCCGTCCGGCGCGGGCAAGTCGACCCTGCTCGGGGCGCTCACCGGGCAGCGGCCCGCCGACCGGGGCACCGTGCTCTACGACGGCCGCGACCTGTACCGGGACTACGCGGAGCTGCGCCAGCGCATCGGCCTCGTCCCGCAGGACGACATCCTGCACCTCCAGCTCACCGTGCGCCGGGCCCTCTCGTACGCCGCCGAGCTGCGCTTCCCCGAGGACACGGCGGCGGACGAGCGGCGCGCGCGGGTGGACGAGGTGATCGGGGAGCTGGGTCTGGTGGAGCGGGCGGGGCAGCCGATCCACAGCCTCTCCGGAGGGCAGCGCAAACGGGTCAGTGTGGCCCTGGAGCTGCTCACCAAGCCCTCGCTGCTCTTCCTGGACGAGCCGACCTCCGGTCTCGACCCGGGCATGGACCGTTCGGTGATGCACATGCTGCGCGGCCTCGCCGACGACGGGCGCACCGTCATCGTCGTCACGCACAGCGTGCTGAGCCTGGACGTCTGCGACCGGCTGCTCGTCCTCGCGCCGGGCGGCCGGGTCGCCTACTACGGCCCGCCCGACGAGACGCTCGGCTTCTTCGGCTTCGACCAGTGGCCGGAGGCGTTCGAGGCCTTCGAGAACGACCGGGACCGCGACTGGGCCGGCCAGTACCGTGCCTCGCGCTTCCACCGGCAGTACATCGACGAGGCCATGGAGCGGCCCGGACCCGCCACCCCCGGCGCTCCGACCGCCCCCGCGCCGCCGCCGAAGGCCCAGAGCTGGTGGTCGCAGCTGCGGACGCTGGTGCGCCGCTACACGGCCGCCCTGGCCGCCGACCGGACCTTCCTCGCCATCATGATCGCGCTGCCGTTCGTCATGGGCGCGATGGCGCGGGCGCTGTCGGAGGGCAGCCTCGGCCCCGAGTCGACGCTGAACGTCCTGCTGATCCTGTGCGTCGGCGGTGTGCTCACCGGGGCCGCGAACGCCGTGCGGGAGCTGGTCAAGGAGCGCACCATCTACCGCCGGGAGAGAGCCGTCGGGCTGTCGCGCTCGGCGTACCTCATGTCCAAGGTGGTGGTCCTCGGGGCGATCACGATCGTGCAGGCCGTGGTCCTGACGCTGGTCGCGCTGATCGGCGTGCCGCTGAACGTGCCGGACGGCAAGGGGGTGCTGATGCCCCCGCTGGTGGAGCTCACCCTGGCCGTCGCCCTGCTCGCCTTCACCGCGATGATGCTCGGCCTCTTCGTCTCCGCCTTGGTGCGCAAGGAGGAGGTGACGATGCCGCTGCTCGTCCTCCTGGCGATCGTGCAGGTGGTGTTCTGCGGGGCCCTGCTGAACGTCCGGGGGACGCCGGTCCTGGAGCAGTTGGCCTGGCTGGTGCCGTCCCGCTGGGCGTTCGCGGCGATGGGGGCGACCATCGACATCGGGGCCGTCGCGCCGAGCGAGAAGACGGCGGACCCGCTGATGAACCACACCGTGGGCGCCTGGCTCTTCGACATGGGGATGCTGGTGGTGCTCTGCGTCGTCCTCGGCTTCGTCGTCGCCCGGCTGCTGCGCCGGCACGAGCCGGTCGTCATGCGGAGGTAGCGTGCCGTGAACAGCGTCGTACCGGATTCCGACTACGCGTACGTGCCCGACTTCCGGCCCACGCACGTGGTGCCGCGCGACGGGCTGCCCGCCTGGGAGTCGCCCGATCCGGGGCTGCCGACCGTCCCGCTCGACGCGTTCCTTCCGGTGCGGCTGCTGGACCGGGTGGGCGACTGGGGGCGCATCCTGTGCTCCAACGGCTGGTCGGCCTGGGTCGACGCCCGCCTCCTCGTCTCCGTGCCGGACGATCCGCCCGCGGCGGGCCGCCCGCTCGCCCGCACGGCCGATCCGCGGCCGCTGATCGCCCGCGCGGAGGACGCCCTGGGCCGCTACCGGCGCGCGGCGGAGGAGCTGGCCGGCGGGCGGGCGGACGGCGAGACGTTCCGGCGGCGCACCCGCGGACTGCGGGTGGGGATGGTCGTCGACGGCGAGTCGCTGTGGCTGTACGACGCCGAGCACGAGCGGTGGCTGTACTGCGACGGGACCGGCCTGAGCACGTACGCGGCCTCGGCGGGGCCCTCGGCCGCGGCACCGGCGCCGGTGTCGGTGTCGGGCGCCGGGGTGCCGGTGCCGCAGGCGGCTGGGCGAGGCGAGCGAACCGACGGAGGCCACGGAGGCGATGGCGGCAACGGGAGCGATGGATCCGGCGGGCCCCAGTCGCCGCAGCCCCCTCAGTCGCCGCTGACTCCGGTGGCCCCGCACGAGCCGACGCAGATCGTGCCCCAGCTCGACGCCGGACCTCCCGACCCGACGTCGCGCACCCGGGTGGTGAGACGACCGGACGGCCCTGACGGATCTGATGGACCGGACGGCCCGGACGGACCGGACGGCCCTGATGCGCCGGACGGACCGGGTGAAGGCCGATGACGGCCCCTGACCTGCCACCGGACACACCTCCGGACTCACCGCCGGGCCGGACTCCCGGCGGCCCCACGGACACCGCCCCCGGCGCGGTCCCCGATACGGGCGGCTACGCCCGGTTGCCGGTCGGTCGTGACTCGGGGCTCATCGGCAAGCGGATCGCGGGCTACCGGGTCGAGGAGGAGATCGGGCGCGGCGGCATGGCGGTGGTCTACCGGGCCCATGACCTGAACCTGGAGCGGACCGTGGCCCTCAAGCTGCTCGCTCCGGAGCTGGCGCGCGACGACACCTTCCGCAGGCGTTTCGCGCACGAGTCGCGGGTGGCCGCGGCGATCGACCACCCGCACATCGTGCCGGTCTTCGAGGCGGGCGAGACGGAGGGCCTGCTGTACATCGCGATGCGGTACGTGCCGGGGCAGGACCTGCGGGCCCTGGAGGACCGCGAGGGCGCGCTGGACCCGGTGACGACGGGCCGGATCGCGATCCAGGTGGCGTCCGCCCTGGACGCGGCGCACGCCCACGACCTGGTGCACCGGGACGTGAAGCCGGGCAACATCCTGGTGGCCGAGGGCACCGACCGGGACCATCCGGAGCACGTGTACCTGACCGACTTCGGCCTGACGAAGAAGTCGCTGTCCCTGACGGGGTTCACGACGGTGGGGCAGTTCGTCGGCACGCTCGACTACGTGGCGCCCGAGCAGATCTCCGGCAAGCCGGTGGACGGCCGTTGCGACGTCTACAGCCTGGGCTGCGTGGTCTTCGAGATGCTGACCGGGGTGGTGCCGTTCCGCCGGGACGACGACATCGCGGTGCTGTGGGCGCAGCAGTACGATCCGCCGCCGCCGCTGTCGGAGGTGCGGGACGGGCTGCCGGAGGCGGCTGACACGGTGCTCGCGAAGGCGCTGGCGAAGGCGCCCGAGGAGCGGTACGGCACGTGCCTGGAGTTCGTGACCGAGCTGCGGGCGGCGCTGGAGCGGGGGACGCGCGCGAAGGATCCGCCGCGCGAGACCGGCGGTGGCGGGCGGGCGGCGCAGGGCCCGCCGCCCGAGCCGCCGGCGTGGGCACGGCCGGTGTTCCGGCGGATCGGCGACGCTTTCGGGCCGTGAGGTCCGGTCGGGCCGTCGTCCCGCCCCGCGGCCGGCGTCCTCGGTCAGGGCTTCGTCGGGGCGTCGGCCTCGCCGCGGCGGCGGACCGGGCTCGCGAGGAGAGCGCCGAGGAAGCCGGCGACCAGGCCCCACAGCAGGGCGAAGCCGACGGTCCGCCAGACGTTCGGGCGGAGCACGACCTCGCCGCCGAGGGACTCCAGCTCGCCGATGCCGAGGATGGAGAGGCCGAAGCGTGCCTCGACGAGGGTGAGCGGGGTGATGACGAGCATCGTGAGGGCGAAGGCGATCCCGAGGTGGAGGGAGTGCTGCCACAGGCGCGTGCGCGCCGGGGAGCGCACGGCGGCCACGAAGGCGGCGGCGAGGACCAGGACGGCCGCGATCGGCAGCAGCCACCAGGCGCGCGCGTCGTAGGAGGTGAGGCTGGACAGGTCGACGGTGGACAGGTCCTCGCCGCCGTTCCCGCCGCGCAGGACGTCGTCGAGGATCTGCGGCATGGGCAGCCCGAACGGGCCGTCGACGCGGCCCTCCCAGGAGCCGCCGATGCCGACGCCGAGCGCGAGCCAGCTGACATTGGGCAGGCCGAGCAGGAGCACGGCGAGCGTCTGGGCCGCGTGGCCCTTGGTCGCGGCGACGACGACGCCGATCACGAGGCCGACCACCACGTACGCGAGGACGAGCAGGAGCATCGCGGAGGCGGCCGGACGAACGGCCGCGTGGTGGCGGACGAGCCGGGTCGGCAGCGGGGTGCGGCGGGAGACGAGGAGGGCGACGAGGAGGACTCCGAGGATCCACAGCAGGCCGTAGAAGAGCGTGGGGCCGAGGTCGGTGCGGAAGCCCACCGAGGGGTTCACGGCGTCCAGGAGTTCGCTGAAGAGGTCTCCGAGGTCGCCGATGTCCTCGGAGGTGCCGCCGCCGATGCTGATCGGGAAGTCGTGCCGGGCGACCGCGGAGAGGCCCGCGAGCGCGGCCAGCCAGATCAGGACGGTCGGCACGGCGAGGGACAGCAGGTCGCGGGTGCGGGCGACGGCGTGGTGGCGCAGTGGGCGCAGGAAGCAGAAGCCGGTGACGAGTGCGCCCACGAGGGTGACGGTGAGCGGCATGGCGGTGAGTTCGGCCTGGGTGCCGGCGAGGTCGCCGGCCTCTCCCGCGAGGCCGACCTGGCCGCCCGCGGCCATGACGACCACCGCGGCGAGGACGGCGACGAAGGCGCCCGCGCCGCCCGGGAGGTCCGCGGCGCCCGCGGCCCACAGCCCGAGGCCGGCGACGACGCCCATCGCCAGGAGGCCGGCGACGACCGCCAGGAGGGCCAGGGCCACGTCACGGGCGAACCGCCCCGGGGGGCGTTCCGCGGAGGACGGGCTGGGTGGGGTGGGGAGCCGGTTGCTCACCTCGCCCACGCTAGTACCGCCGGACGCCGTCCGCTTGCGGGCGGCACCCGGTCGGCGCACACAATGGGCGCGGAACGGAAGAAAGGGAAAAACGTGACTTCCCACCCGCCGTCCGGCACCCCCTCGGTCCCCCCTGCCGGCCCGCCCTCAGGACCCCTCTCGGGTCCGACCACGCGCCCCGGGCAGGCCGTACCCCCACCGCCTTCGGGCCCGCCGCACGACGGCGCGGGCGGGGGCGGGGGCGGCGGCTCCGGCGGAGGGGGCGGTTCCAGCGGCGGTGGCGGTGCGGGCGGCTCCCGTGGCGGCGGGTCCGGTGATTCCGGCGCCGGCGGTACGGGCGGCGGCGCGGCCGGTGGTGGCGGCAAGGGCCCGTGGTGGCGTTCGGTGCCCAAGGTCGCCTCGATCACCGCGGTCCTGGTGGCGGCCATCGCGCTCGTCGTCGTCCTCACCCGCGGAGACAGCGGCGGCGGCAAGAACGAGGCGGGCGGCGGGGGCGGCGAGGTGTTCCTGCAGAACGCGGCCGCGTCCGGCCCCGACCCGTTCACCCAGTCGACGTCCCGCTCGACCGGTGCCTCCATGTCGCCCGTCCCGCTGCCCGAAGGGACCGGCCCCGACACCAACGTCACGCGCAGCGTGTCGGGTTCGGCCCCGGGCCTGTACGGCGGCACGCACCGGACGGCGAGCTGCGACGTCGAGCGGCAGATCCGCTTCCTGGCGGACGAGCCGCCGAAGAACGCGGCCTTCGCGAAGGTCGTCGGCATCTCGGCCAACGAGGTCCCGGGCTATCTGCGCTCCCTGACCTCGCTTCAGCTGCGGGTGGACACCCGCGTCACCAACCACGGCTTCCGGGACGGCTCCGCGACGCAGTTCCAGTCCGTGCTCCAGGCCGGCACCGCCGTCCTGGTCGACGACCACGGGGTGCCCCGGGTGCGGTGCGCCTGCGGCAACCCGCTGACGCCGCCGGTCGCGCAGTCCGCGCCGAAGCCGGTCGGCCCGGTCTGGCCCGGCTACCGGACGAGCAACACGGTGGTCGTGCAGCCGTCGGTGACCGTGATCAACATCTTCGTGATCTACGACCCGCACGACGACCGCTGGATCGCGCGGAAGCCGGGCGACACCGGGCACCACGACCGGCACACGACACCCCCGCCGCCCCCGACACCCACCCCGTCGAGGTCCACGTCCCCGTCCCGTTCCACGTCTCCGTCGACGTCGCCGAGCTCCCCGGTGCCATGCGTGACGGTCACGGGCACGGAGACGCCGACCCCGAGAAACGGCGTGACGCCGTCGCCCTGCCCGTCGACCCTGTCTCCGCCGCCGTCGTCCCCCGCCTCCTCGCCTCCCTCGTCACCGCCCTCCTCGCCGCCCTCGTCACCGCCCTCGTCACCGCCCTCCTCGCCGCCCTCGTCACCGCCGTCCTCACCGCCCTCCTCACCGCCCTCGTCACCGCCCTCGTCACCGCCGTCCCCGGCGTCCGCACCGGCGTCGGATTCGTCGCCGGCGGACCTCACGACGACGGGGTCGGGCACCGCTTCCGCCTCGTCGGCGCTCTCGCCGTCGGTGTCCGGATCGGCGCCCCGGTCGATGCCGGCGTCGACCTCGGCCTCCGCGCCGACCTCGCCGTCGGCGCCCGGCTCGCCCGGCTCTCAGCCGATCGTCTGAGTGGGCGTCCGGGTCGCCCCCGGCGCCAGGACACCGGCACGGGCGTGCCGCCGCAGGACCCGGGCCTCGCCCCGACGCACCACGGGTCCGGGCACCACGAGGACGGGCCGCCCGGTCCGTGCCAGGACGGCCCGCAGCACCGGCCGACGGCGCGGCCCGCCGAGCCTGCCCCGGCCGGTGGTCGTGCCCAGGACGAGCAGGTCCCCGGGGCGGTCGGCCGCCCGGCACAGTGCGTCCGCCGGAGCGTCCCGCACGATCCGCCGCTCCACGGACGGCCCCGCGGGCACGGCCCCGAGGCCGTCCTCGAAGGCCCTCGTCAGCCTGGCCCTGGCCTCGTCGGCCCACAGGCGCGCCCAGGCCCGGTCAGGGGTGCGGGCGTGCGCCGCCTCCCCCTCCGGCGGCTCCCAGGCCAGGACCGCGAGCAGTTCGGCGCCGTCGCGGCGGGCGAGCGCGGCGGCCTGGCGCAGGGCGGCGAGCGAGGCGAGCGAGCCGCTCACGCCGACGACGATCCTGCTCACGCCGGCTCGCAGGGGCGCGGACGGGAGCGGGGCCGGGCGACGGTGGCGACGGGCGCGGAGCCGGGCGGCGGGGCCGTGCGCCGCAGCGACGTGATCCACGCGTGGATCCGCTCTCCGATGGCCGACGGCGCGGCGATCCGCTGCTCCGCCCTCCGCTGCCATGCCCTCTCGTCCCGGTCGGTGAAGTGTCCGGACACGTCGTGCTCCTCTCCCCTGGCTATTCCCCTGGCCCTGAACCACGGGCCACTTGACGGGAGTCTGTAGCCTTATTGGCCTGGACAGCAGAGCCAATGAGGAGTGATTGGCATGGCACAGGGTCGAGTGGTCCGTTCCGTGGTCACCGTCGCGGACCGCGTCTTGAGCGGCCGCCAGTTGGCGGCGCTGCTCACACCGCCGCCGGAGGGGCGCTTCGGCTACCGGGAACTGGCCCGGG includes the following:
- a CDS encoding NADP-dependent succinic semialdehyde dehydrogenase, which gives rise to MGIATVNPATGETLRTYEAHGPAEIERRIDAAHETYRQYRTTPFAERARLMRAAAALLDEDSDDIARTMTTEMGKPIAAARAEAAKCAKAMRWYAEHAEALLADEHPDEHDVQDAGADTARVHYRPLGTVLAVMPWNFPLWQVIRFAAPALMAGNTGLLKHASNVPQTALYLGELFRRAGFPEGCFQTLLIGSGAVEGVLRDPRIVAATLTGSEPAGRSVAAIAGDEVKKTVLELGGSDPYIVMPSADVPRAVKTAVTARVQNNGQSCIAAKRFIVHRDVYDDFAERFTAAMNALTVGDPLDEDTDVGPLATEQGRTDLETLVDDAVRRGVTVLCGGARPEELPRGWYYRPTVLTGITPEMRIHREETFGPVATLYPVADIEEAVAVANDSPFGLSSNVWTRKDEDVAFFVRDLEAGGVFVNGMTASHPALPFGGVKRSGYGRELSGHGIREFCNATTVWQRG
- a CDS encoding ThuA domain-containing protein, encoding MSDTRDVLVYTRTAGYRHDSIPAGAAALVGLAAAAGRPAETTEDPGVFTPARLARCAAVVLLSTTGTVLTEAGRAALEAYVRGGGGLLAVHAAANAEPDWPFYGELLGTRFDGHPELQPGAVCVDAPGHPATACLPARWQWTDEWYNFTSNPRGTGVRVLARGDETAYRGGTLGADHPLVWSRETGPGGGRFLFTALGHASEAYADPAFRAHLAGALHWVTGG
- a CDS encoding TetR/AcrR family transcriptional regulator, encoding MPKGVTGRRPRTRAALLKAALETFAEHGFHAASIEQICERAGFTRGAYYSNFASKEELFLALFDEHSERIVRRLAESVDALGPEDYPLERVAELASRVEPDERDWYLVSTEFTLHAIRDPQAAWVLARHDARLRTEIARAIELVLRRSGRELTVDADRFARMVVALREGGLAQSYVEPAALPPGTLERDFLAPLLASCTRPV
- a CDS encoding FHA domain-containing protein is translated as MGERPVAPAAPELVLEIGGDATVMNPSRVYRIGRDPTSDFVLADARTSWHHAVLRAAGGRWTVEDEDSTNGTFADDRRVHLSSVGPGTVIRFGHPSDGPVAVLSTAAPPEAAPALPPAVSYPDRTGTFRQPTSVRPLPVRSVRIGRAPDNDLVVDDLTVSRRHAELRAAPDGTYWIQDLGSHNGTFLNGSPVDRARVTAEDIVGIGHCAFCLIGGDLVEFTDTGEVSLDVAQLAVTVDHGRKTLLDDVSFPVGQKCLLAVVGPSGAGKSTLLGALTGQRPADRGTVLYDGRDLYRDYAELRQRIGLVPQDDILHLQLTVRRALSYAAELRFPEDTAADERRARVDEVIGELGLVERAGQPIHSLSGGQRKRVSVALELLTKPSLLFLDEPTSGLDPGMDRSVMHMLRGLADDGRTVIVVTHSVLSLDVCDRLLVLAPGGRVAYYGPPDETLGFFGFDQWPEAFEAFENDRDRDWAGQYRASRFHRQYIDEAMERPGPATPGAPTAPAPPPKAQSWWSQLRTLVRRYTAALAADRTFLAIMIALPFVMGAMARALSEGSLGPESTLNVLLILCVGGVLTGAANAVRELVKERTIYRRERAVGLSRSAYLMSKVVVLGAITIVQAVVLTLVALIGVPLNVPDGKGVLMPPLVELTLAVALLAFTAMMLGLFVSALVRKEEVTMPLLVLLAIVQVVFCGALLNVRGTPVLEQLAWLVPSRWAFAAMGATIDIGAVAPSEKTADPLMNHTVGAWLFDMGMLVVLCVVLGFVVARLLRRHEPVVMRR
- a CDS encoding serine/threonine-protein kinase, which encodes MTAPDLPPDTPPDSPPGRTPGGPTDTAPGAVPDTGGYARLPVGRDSGLIGKRIAGYRVEEEIGRGGMAVVYRAHDLNLERTVALKLLAPELARDDTFRRRFAHESRVAAAIDHPHIVPVFEAGETEGLLYIAMRYVPGQDLRALEDREGALDPVTTGRIAIQVASALDAAHAHDLVHRDVKPGNILVAEGTDRDHPEHVYLTDFGLTKKSLSLTGFTTVGQFVGTLDYVAPEQISGKPVDGRCDVYSLGCVVFEMLTGVVPFRRDDDIAVLWAQQYDPPPPLSEVRDGLPEAADTVLAKALAKAPEERYGTCLEFVTELRAALERGTRAKDPPRETGGGGRAAQGPPPEPPAWARPVFRRIGDAFGP
- a CDS encoding streptophobe family protein yields the protein MGEVSNRLPTPPSPSSAERPPGRFARDVALALLAVVAGLLAMGVVAGLGLWAAGAADLPGGAGAFVAVLAAVVVMAAGGQVGLAGEAGDLAGTQAELTAMPLTVTLVGALVTGFCFLRPLRHHAVARTRDLLSLAVPTVLIWLAALAGLSAVARHDFPISIGGGTSEDIGDLGDLFSELLDAVNPSVGFRTDLGPTLFYGLLWILGVLLVALLVSRRTPLPTRLVRHHAAVRPAASAMLLLVLAYVVVGLVIGVVVAATKGHAAQTLAVLLLGLPNVSWLALGVGIGGSWEGRVDGPFGLPMPQILDDVLRGGNGGEDLSTVDLSSLTSYDARAWWLLPIAAVLVLAAAFVAAVRSPARTRLWQHSLHLGIAFALTMLVITPLTLVEARFGLSILGIGELESLGGEVVLRPNVWRTVGFALLWGLVAGFLGALLASPVRRRGEADAPTKP
- a CDS encoding universal stress protein, translated to MSRIVVGVSGSLASLAALRQAAALARRDGAELLAVLAWEPPEGEAAHARTPDRAWARLWADEARARLTRAFEDGLGAVPAGPSVERRIVRDAPADALCRAADRPGDLLVLGTTTGRGRLGGPRRRPVLRAVLARTGRPVLVVPGPVVRRGEARVLRRHARAGVLAPGATRTPTQTIG